The following proteins are encoded in a genomic region of Bacteroidota bacterium:
- a CDS encoding MFS transporter has protein sequence MNSPQLSTEVSPLIPKRYNFVTGTFLLSVLLYVDRVCISAAQPEVVADLGLTDTQMGWVLSVFALGYALFQTPSGILADRFGPRKILTAVVTFWSIFTALTGAAFNFVSMLVFRFLFGVGEAGAFPGMARAVFSWIPMKERGLITGINFSGSRLGAAFALPGVAWLISTMGWRLTFVVLGAIGFVWAFAWYLWFRDDPAEHKGISQTELDYILENRQQIDDAATAGLSLGVLLSSKNMWLAMGQYFASNFTFFFTLTWLFPYIKSTYGLETVEAAFYASAPLIAGAFGNWFSGWLVDRIYKQGKWKLSRTIPAVIGFALAAGGLLGSVSMDEVGGAIFFLSIAIFGADMTLSPSWSFCVDIGRKNAGAVSGTMNMAGNIGSFLTALAFPYLLAWTDTTTPFFYLGAGLNVLAIIAWFSMQPEKPLEEA, from the coding sequence ATGAATAGCCCCCAGCTTTCTACCGAAGTCTCCCCTTTAATTCCCAAGCGATATAACTTTGTCACGGGCACATTTCTGCTTTCCGTCTTGCTTTACGTTGACCGCGTGTGTATTTCCGCTGCACAGCCTGAAGTGGTGGCAGATCTCGGATTGACAGATACACAAATGGGCTGGGTGCTTTCTGTCTTTGCATTGGGTTATGCGCTTTTCCAAACGCCCTCTGGCATTCTTGCAGACCGGTTTGGGCCGCGCAAAATTTTGACGGCCGTGGTTACGTTCTGGTCGATCTTTACAGCGTTGACCGGCGCAGCATTCAACTTCGTGTCGATGTTGGTTTTTCGATTTCTGTTTGGTGTCGGAGAAGCCGGCGCGTTCCCTGGAATGGCCCGCGCTGTGTTTTCATGGATACCGATGAAAGAACGCGGCCTGATCACCGGCATCAACTTCTCAGGATCACGGCTGGGCGCGGCGTTTGCGCTGCCGGGTGTAGCGTGGCTCATCTCGACCATGGGATGGCGCCTTACGTTTGTTGTACTGGGGGCCATCGGTTTTGTCTGGGCATTTGCGTGGTACCTGTGGTTCCGCGATGACCCCGCAGAACACAAGGGCATCTCCCAGACCGAACTGGACTACATTCTGGAGAACAGGCAGCAAATTGATGACGCAGCTACGGCTGGCCTGTCACTCGGTGTATTGCTTTCTTCCAAAAACATGTGGCTGGCAATGGGCCAATACTTTGCCAGCAACTTCACGTTCTTCTTTACGCTTACCTGGCTCTTCCCATACATCAAATCGACGTATGGGCTGGAGACGGTAGAAGCTGCGTTTTATGCGTCGGCCCCACTGATCGCCGGCGCTTTTGGCAACTGGTTCTCAGGCTGGCTGGTAGATCGCATCTATAAGCAGGGCAAATGGAAATTGTCCCGCACCATACCGGCAGTCATCGGATTTGCACTAGCCGCGGGCGGGTTGTTGGGCAGTGTTTCTATGGACGAAGTGGGCGGTGCCATTTTCTTCCTGTCTATTGCCATCTTTGGTGCCGACATGACACTCAGCCCATCCTGGTCTTTCTGTGTTGATATCGGGCGCAAAAATGCCGGCGCGGTATCAGGCACCATGAACATGGCGGGTAACATCGGTTCATTTCTAACTGCACTGGCCTTCCCGTATTTGCTTGCATGGACCGACACCACAACCCCCTTCTTTTATCTCGGCGCCGGCCTCAATGTACTGGCTATCATCGCCTGGTTTTCCATGCAACCCGAAAAACCACTGGAGGAAGCATAA